A window from Plasmodium gaboni strain SY75 chromosome 9, whole genome shotgun sequence encodes these proteins:
- a CDS encoding hypothetical protein (conserved Plasmodium protein, unknown function) — translation MYLHSVIYSLHKILINKQVNKKKTSTLYFLGFKSISTNDVERSSVNKSKKCDKEFYKLKEKGIGKNGNDIDIEELNYMIRKEREKRKKNNNNKMIKKNDDSYEEEEGFKYHACDDNEEGFKYDSYDNNMKASIYINKKENIWNTFNLNNKGYIKNVNRKINDTHMIDECINYCNKWHIQKISYKNIKNNSVNIIHMLETTPLERRNICDKQINNMCDKKINSYHYDDVKTSGQHQNNINTFTHDIYHINNYYDLFENADSMDMLKKQNSYNKLFDKEDPRLEWNIHNDIYFSNNDIKYFNDYNDHNYWNYINTLDLNKNVYLKDIERNKPIKFLNKSQILNLLYEHIHKVIHTNDVNRYYVDNIKNNIYDQIHFDNSLNCVKNQKDVLNLYFHDYNINEIERREEEKKNKNSVNYFDEDILLKHIINLKYNKNKDIRTSENYNNNNNKDENVNFFYNILNRIEFISVSFNLKESIFILCFFYFYNLLPFELLNKFIENILLQIHDLNIQQTLILLKIYGSFKRNYEDVLHLLLIYYYNIKKKKQISKCNKKEKTKITTTATTTNNNNNINTTNNHNNNHNNNHNSSITYYNQCDNIYTQDISLKHNDFNIIYDVLFLNICLQNNIIINNSLMLFFTNDHINFYKKKIDFSLISFQSFCYLTDGGDENLFFKVLESFPCLLNNYTTLQTSEQMRNILKNSQQIISPLRFNIDQLNKLISAFIFLDREKWNRHLFVFLTRYNNVDIQKINDNKLCDNINTSNTTNKCHSYHHKVETFKKEEKRNGNYLLKKKALKNKHIINANIKVLNFLFFFNIIKDINRYFVLSFYNQYNLYELIKDEKIPEYKLNNYKEEGEDITLPCLVYINNESVNTNEDINLFYKNDLYNYIKDISYDVKKDKQYYESYYNPDNKDYIINFKKEDIKNLFIHNDNKLNTFLYNYKKIKIQNIPLKFFINIIYFINKYGQIIINFKNITSIQQNNNLNEYILSILSFCYLKIYLILNSYKNNSIEKKYIFSYLHKIFNNTDYINHHNLNNNSNLLYKLNINMSRKYKQYFNLVNYFILNQTNNKIYSSNRNNKIYSSYNQNVINPYIQNIYIDNNKYYKLTESIFKTQLSIYYNFFDYIKESFDILLFLKNTKNIFFSISLYLYNIGKQFMLKHPYDMSLINYLSILYNINDNNINNINNNNNNIYIPFYIYKLIVNLLKNIISFFYLHKDNIIQHIVNDDDLIDFLNTLSYFNISLYYYKYLSNIIHTNENTQNKTVNKENINNIFTNILSSNEENTTCPYYQQYHDHIFSYFFKHLIQTKKQWIHNLNEHNKLILLKILTKLFVLNKYKNVLHMEYITILLNDIIYYVIDHHNYISQQNYIFIIYSYINLKNNYHIIKQDKIFNHMAYQQLIQYINQTNKML, via the coding sequence atgTATTTACATAGCGTTATATACTCATTAcacaaaatattaataaacaaacaagtgaataaaaaaaaaacatcgactttatattttttagGATTCAAAAGTATCAGCACTAATGATGTTGAGAGGAGTAGTGTTAATAAGTCGAAAAAATGTGATAAAGAATTctataaattaaaagaaaaggGAATCGGAAAAAATGGAAATGATATAGATATAGAAgaattaaattatatgataagaaaagaaagagagaaaagaaaaaaaaataataataataaaatgataaaaaaaaatgatgattCTTATGAGGAAGAAGAAGGTTTTAAATATCATGCCTGTGATGATAATGAAGAAGGTTTTAAATATGATTcttatgataataatatgaaggcttcaatatatataaacaaaaaagagaatatatggaatacgtttaatttaaataataaaggttatataaaaaatgttaatagaaaaattaatgatACGCATATGATAGATGAATGTATAAATTATTGTAATAAATGGCATATCCAAAAAatttcttataaaaatataaaaaataatagtgtaaatataatacatatgtTGGAAACAACACCATTAGAAAGGAGAAATATATGTGacaaacaaataaataatatgtgtgacaaaaaaataaatagtTACCATTATGATGATGTAAAAACTAGTGGTCAGCATcaaaacaatataaatacattcACACATGAcatatatcatataaacAATTATTATGATCTTTTTGAAAATGCAGATTCTATGGATATGTtgaaaaaacaaaatagttataataaattatttgataaaGAAGATCCACGACTTGAATGGAATATACATaatgatatttatttctCAAATAATgacataaaatattttaacgattataatgatcataattattggaattatataaatacattagatttaaataaaaatgtatatttaaaggatatagaaagaaataaacctatcaaatttttaaataaatctcaaattttaaatttacTATATGAACATATACACAAGGTAATACACACAAATGATGTTAATAGATACTATGtagataatattaaaaataatatttatgatcAAATTCATTTTGATAATTCTTTGAATTGTGTAAAAAATCAAAAGGATGTTCTTAATTTATACTTTCATGATtacaatataaatgaaatagAAAGAAgagaagaagaaaaaaaaaataagaattcagttaattattttgatgaagatatattattaaaacatattataaatttaaaatataataaaaataaagatataagAACATCTGagaattataataataataataataaagatgagaatgtaaattttttttataatatattaaatagAATAGAATTTATCAGTGTATCTTTTAATCTAAAAGAAAgtatattcattttatgttttttttatttttataatttattaccatttgaattattaaataaatttatagaaaatatCTTATTACAGATACATGATTTAAATATTCAACaaacattaatattattaaaaatatatggttcttttaaaagaaattatgAAGATGTACTTCATCtattgttaatatattattataatataaaaaaaaaaaaacaaatatctaaatgtaataaaaaagaaaaaacaaaaattacAACAACTGCTACTACtactaataataataataatattaatactacaaataatcataataataatcataataataatcataacAGTTCTATTACATATTACAACCAAtgtgataatatatatacacaaGATATATCTTTGAAGCATAACGATTTTAATATAATCTATGATGTTCTATTCCTAAATATATGTcttcaaaataatattattattaataattctttaatgttattttttacaaatgatcatataaatttttataaaaaaaaaatagattTCTCACTTATCTCCTTTCAATCTTTTTGTTATTTGACTGACGGAGGAGATGAAaacttattttttaaagtaTTAGAAAGTTTTCCATGTTTATTAAACAACTATACTACTCTTCAAACATCAGAACAGATGAGAAACATTTTAAAGAATTCACAACAAATAATATCCCCTTTAAGGTTCAATATAGATCAGTTAAATAAACTTATTAGTgctttcatttttttagATAGAGAGAAGTGGAATAGACActtatttgtatttttaactagatataataatgtggatatacaaaaaataaacgACAATAAATTGtgtgataatataaacacaTCTAATACTACGAACAAGTGCCATTCTTATCATCACAAAGTAGAAACATTCAAAAAGGAAGAGAAAAGAAACGGTAATTacttattaaaaaagaaagcTTTGAAgaataaacatataataaatgcAAACATTAAAGTATTAAAtttccttttcttttttaatattataaaagatattaatcgatattttgttttatcgttttataatcaatataatttatatgagTTAATAAAGGATGAAAAAATTCCagaatataaattaaataattacaaAGAAGAAGGGGAAGATATCACATTACCATGTTTagtttatataaacaatgAAAGTGTAAATACAAATGAGgatataaatttattttataaaaatgatttatataattatataaaggATATATCATATGATGTGAAAAAGGATAAACAATATTATGaatcatattataatccagataataaagattatataattaattttaaaaaagaagatataaagaatttatttattcataatgataacaaattaaatactttcttatataattataaaaaaataaaaatacaaaatattcCTTTGAAATtctttataaatattatttattttataaataaatatggacagatcattataaattttaaaaatataacaagtatacaacaaaataataatttaaatgaatatatcTTATCTATCTTATCTTTTtgttatttaaaaatttatcttattttaaattcttataaaaataattcaatagaaaagaaatatattttttcatatcttcataaaatttttaacAACACAGACTATATAAACCATCATAActtaaataataattcaaatttgttatataaattaaatataaatatgtctaggaaatataaacaatattttaatttagtaaattattttatattaaaccaaacaaataataaaatatattcatcaaacaggaataataaaatatattcatcatataATCAGAATGTTATAAATCCATATATTcaaaacatatatattgataataataaatattataaattaacTGAATCAATATTTAAAACACAATTAtcaatttattataatttttttgattatataaaagaatcattcgacatattattatttctaaaaaatacaaaaaatattttcttttctatttctttatatctatataatatagGCAAACAATTCATGTTAAAACATCCTTATGACATGTCgttaataaattatttgtctatattatataatattaatgataataatataaataatataaataataataataataatatatatattcctttttatatatacaaattaATTGTCAacttattaaaaaatattatctcctttttttatctacacaaagataatattattcaacACATAGTAAATGATGACGATCTCATAGATTTTCTTAATACACTTTCTTATTTcaatatatctttatattattataaatacttatcaaatataatacatacaaatgaaaacacacaaaacaaaacagttaataaagaaaatataaataatatatttacaaatattttatcatcaaatgaagaaaatacaACATGTCCATACTATCAACAATATCATGatcatattttttcttatttttttaaacatcTTATTCAAACAAAAAAACAATGGATACATAATTTAAATGAGCACAATAAATTAATACtcttaaaaatattaaccaaattatttgttttaaataaatataaaaatgtcCTACATATGGAATACATCactatattattaaatgatattatatattatgttatagatcatcataattatataagtcaacaaaattatatttttataatatattcttatataaacctaaaaaataattatcatattataaaacaagacaaaatatttaatcATATGGCCTATCAGCAGTtaatacaatatattaaccaaacaaataaaatgttataa
- a CDS encoding putative serine/threonine protein kinase — MSLYLNKRYLRYHVRESECSSDFCFNDVSKNVIDVFNFISFSDTESKEEKGRCVIDVTKGRVFKKRKAQKYVNRLRRATHLCKIKSNVQDIRVVDALRKYDENEEKKYICFDDKNCKHDRIYTFVDYEYIKILKKAKEFKVCDTSFLRRNKIDTRKVVNDFYHKGELPHERDVEKKKNDNHDNYHNNYHNNYHNNYHNNYNNNYNNNYHSDHSDENKKLKTLLDIFHKEKIPSCNSKEYFKKITKEYTLYKKKYKIINMVYVKEDNQWSCQKINNNKKKQNNSIKRKIQKIYLCPKETFFNPFFNNFITYENGIKLERYLTKNLCHRHIVLMDSFFVLNNYIVTMYSFGGYPLMKWCKEKEKFVLPNEERKKKKKKKKIMNIPDELIGKYGQDFYVLKDYMNWNDFINNMNNINNMNNMNNMNYINESDVLFNNIEYVNKANGQKQNIFESYDKRKVSTNYFHAIGDNQSDLNVQSLFPHIIDKNYYNGIPQGIITNIRETRKNEMYDIEKMNRDIKKLKRKLKVIKMKKMEKMKKMKKMKKMKKIKKMKKMKKIKKIKKMKKMKKMKKMKKTKQFAYVYPEYLVAEILRQLLNVCLYLYRNNIFHSDIKPSNIVIKNVHKKHMDIIRYSKRNNMWYIYKRGEIIKRKICIKLIDFEYCQIINNKNGFVMSGGTTSLFKPLEDFKNKKIYALSKLVWIIGITIFILLTGTHPFTKINNDVHIYYLLSKNKKFYIKKKLNKYNYLSQSCKDLLKKMLTLNYQNRISFIRIFNNSFTLFG; from the coding sequence ATGagtttatatttaaataagAGATATCTCAGATACCATGTGAGAGAGTCAGAGTGCTCATCGGATTTTTGTTTTAACGACGTCTCCAAAAATGTTATCGACgtttttaatttcatttcCTTCAGTGACACAGAATCAAAAGAAGAGAAAGGAAGATGTGTTATAGATGTCACAAAAGGAAGggtatttaaaaaaagaaaagcACAAAAATATGTGAATCGATTAAGAAGGGCTACACATCTATGCAAAATAAAATCCAACGTTCAAGATATTAGAGTCGTAGATGCGCTTAgaaaatatgatgaaaatgaagaaaaaaaatatatttgttttgACGACAAAAATTGTAAGCATGATAGAATATACACATTTGTAGATTATgaatacataaaaattttgaaaaagGCAAAAGAATTTAAAGTTTGTGACACATCCTTTTTAAGGAGAAACAAAATAGATACAAGAAAGGTAGTAAATGATTTTTATCATAAGGGAGAGCTACCACATGAAAGGGATgtagaaaaaaagaaaaatgataatcatgataattatcataataattatcataataattatcataataactatcataataattataataataattataataataattatcataGTGATCATTCTGAtgagaataaaaaattgaaaaCACTGCTGGATATATTCCATAAAGAAAAGATACCATCATGTAATTCGaaagaatattttaaaaagattacaaaagaatatacattatataagaaaaaatacaaaataattaatatgGTATATGTAAAAGAAGATAATCAATGGAGTTGtcaaaaaattaataataataaaaaaaaacaaaataattcaataaaaagaaaaatacaaaaaatatatttatgtcCAAAGGAAACATTCTTTAATCCTTTctttaataattttataacatATGAAAATGGAATTAAATTAGAAAGATATCTAACTAAAAATTTGTGTCATCGACATATTGTTTTGATGGATTCATTTTTTGTCttgaataattatattgttACCATGTATTCCTTTGGAGGTTATCCTTTAATGAAGTGGtgtaaagaaaaagaaaaatttgTCTTACCAAAtgaagaaagaaaaaagaaaaaaaaaaaaaaaaaaattatgaacaTACCTGATGAGTTAATAGGAAAATATGGCCAGGATTTCTATGTATTAAAAGATTACATGAATTGGAatgattttataaataatatgaataatataaataatatgaataatatgaataatatgaattatataaacgAATCAGATgttctttttaataatatagagTATGTAAACAAGGCGAATGGCCAAAAACAAAACATATTTGAATCATATGATAAAAGGAAGGTTTCaacaaattattttcatgCTATAGGTGACAACCAAAGTGATTTAAATGTTCAATCGCTTTTTCCACATATTattgataaaaattattataatggAATACCTCAAGGAATAATCACGAATATAAGAGAGACAAGGAAGAATGAAATGTAtgatatagaaaaaatgaatagagatataaaaaaattaaaaagaaaattaaaggttataaaaatgaaaaaaatggaaaaaatgaaaaaaatgaaaaaaatgaaaaaaatgaaaaaaataaaaaaaatgaaaaaaatgaaaaaaataaaaaaaataaaaaaaatgaaaaaaatgaaaaaaatgaaaaaaatgaaaaaaacaaaacaatTTGCTTATGTATATCCCGAATATCTCGTAGCTGAAATATTAAGACAATTATTAAATGtgtgtttatatttatatagaaataatatatttcatagTGATATAAAACCATCAAATATAGTTATAAAGAATGTTCATAAGAAACATATGGATATAATACGTTATAgtaaaagaaataatatgtggtatatatataaaagaggagaaataataaaaagaaaaatatgtataaaattaattgattttgaatattgtcaaataataaataataaaaatggatTTGTTATGTCAGGTGGAACAacatcattatttaaacCTTTAGAagattttaaaaataaaaaaatttatgCTTTATCTAAATTAGTATGGATTATAGGTATaactatttttatattattaacagGTACTCATCCATTTActaaaataaataatgatgttcatatttattatcttctatctaaaaataaaaaattctatataaaaaaaaaattaaacaaatataattatctaTCTCAATCATGTAAagatttattaaaaaaaatgttgaCATTAAATTATCAAAACAGAATATCATTCATTCGGATATTTAATAACTCATTTACTCTTTTTGGATAA
- a CDS encoding guanylate kinase, whose protein sequence is MNNICPLVICGPSGVGKGTLIKKLLSEFPNNFYFSVSCTTRKKREKEKEGVDYYFIDKNMFEDKLKKNDFLEYDNYANNFYGTLKSEYDKAKEQNKICLFEMNINGVKQLKKSTHIKNALYIFVKPPSTDILLNRLVNRNTENKEQIQKRMEQLNIELHEANLLNFNLTIINDDLTLTYEQLKNYVLNSYIHLE, encoded by the coding sequence atgaataatatttgtCCTCTGGTTATTTGTGGTCCTTCGGGTGTAGGTAAAGGTACTTTGATAAAAAAACTGTTAAGTGAGTTCCctaataatttttatttttctgTTAGTTGTACTACCAGAAAAAAGAGAGAGAAAGAGAAAGAAGGTGTggattattattttattgatAAGAATATGTTTGaagataaattaaaaaaaaatgattttttagaatatgataattatgctaataatttttatggAACATTAAAAAGTGAATATGATAAAGCgaaagaacaaaataaaatctGCTTATTTGAAATGAATATTAATGGTGTCAAACAACTGAAAAAATCaacacatataaaaaatgcTCTATATATCTTTGTTAAACCACCAAGTACTGATATACTCTTAAATAGATTAGTAAACAGAAACACAGAAAATAAAGAACAAATACAAAAACGTATGGAACAATTAAATATCGAATTACATGAAGctaatttattaaattttaatttaacAATTATTAATGATGATTTAACATTAACATATGAACAActaaaaaattatgtacTTAATTCATACATTCACTTGGAATAA